The genomic interval ACTTACATCAGTCAGGTTTATCTTGCTGATGAGCTTCTTGTAGAAGGAGTCGTAAGCATGAATGTCGGGCACGACAACGCGCATCAGGTAATCGACATCGCCGCTCATGCGGTAGAACTCGACGACTTCTGGAAACTCGTCGATGACGCCGGCAAATTTGCGCATCCAACCGTCATTGTGCTCGTTGGTTTTGACCGAGACGAAGACGGTGACGCCGACATTGACCTTTGAGGGGTCGAGCACGGCGACGCGGCGCTGAATGACGCCATCTTCTTCCATCTTCTGGATACGGCGCCAGCACGGGGTGGTGGACAGGCCAACTTTCCTGCCGATTTCGGCCACCGGCATGGTGGCGTCCTTCTGCAGAAGGGTCAGAATTTTACGGTCGATCTTGTCCAGTGCCATTACGCCCCCGCGAAATCAGATTTCATATTTCGGGTAT from Devosia sp. 2618 carries:
- a CDS encoding Lrp/AsnC family transcriptional regulator; the encoded protein is MDKIDRKILTLLQKDATMPVAEIGRKVGLSTTPCWRRIQKMEEDGVIQRRVAVLDPSKVNVGVTVFVSVKTNEHNDGWMRKFAGVIDEFPEVVEFYRMSGDVDYLMRVVVPDIHAYDSFYKKLISKINLTDVSSAFAMGQIKYTTALPLDFAIVVDDDK